In Helicobacter ibis, a genomic segment contains:
- the cybH gene encoding Ni/Fe-hydrogenase, b-type cytochrome subunit produces MEKKYKAVYEFSKLTRILHWVRAICIVILTITGFYIAYPFIAPDNHTGEPTGFLYALMRSWHLILGFVLIAISIFRIYLFAFTKECSFERRSFLDVVNPIVWFKVLKAYLLVGGHPHLKGAYNPLQMVTYIGVMLLIIGISVTGLILYAHVYHNGLGGAIMPFTRELEVLFGGLANVRFIHHILTWAFIIFLPIHIYMASWNATRYPGAGIDTIISGYKFEKEEQH; encoded by the coding sequence ATGGAGAAGAAATATAAAGCAGTCTATGAGTTCTCAAAACTCACTAGAATCCTCCATTGGGTTAGGGCTATTTGTATAGTTATACTTACAATAACTGGATTTTATATTGCATATCCGTTTATAGCACCTGATAATCACACTGGTGAGCCTACTGGATTTTTATATGCATTAATGAGGAGTTGGCACTTGATACTTGGATTTGTATTGATTGCTATTTCTATATTTAGAATCTACTTGTTTGCATTTACTAAAGAGTGTTCTTTTGAGAGAAGATCATTTTTAGATGTGGTAAATCCAATTGTGTGGTTTAAAGTTTTGAAAGCTTATTTGCTAGTTGGTGGGCATCCTCATTTAAAGGGTGCGTATAATCCTTTGCAAATGGTTACATATATAGGTGTTATGTTGCTTATTATTGGCATTAGTGTTACTGGATTAATATTATATGCACATGTGTATCATAATGGTCTTGGTGGTGCTATCATGCCATTTACTAGAGAGCTTGAAGTGCTTTTTGGTGGATTAGCAAATGTTAGGTTTATACATCATATATTAACTTGGGCGTTTATTATATTCTTACCTATCCACATATACATGGCTTCTTGGAATGCTACTAGATATCCCGGTGCTGGTATTGATACTATAATTAGTGGATATAAATTCGAAAAAGAAGAGCAACATTAA
- a CDS encoding nickel-dependent hydrogenase large subunit has protein sequence MTKRIIVDPITRIEGHLRIEVIVDENNIIQEAYSSSTLWRGLEVIVKNRDPRDVGFMVQRICGVCTYSHYKAGITAVEDALGIEVPFNAQMVRALMNVSLVLHDHLVHFYHLHGLDWCDITSALKADPKKASELAFKYSKNPIATGADELKAVQERVKKFASGKQGLGPFANAYWGHGTYKFTPEQNLIVLSHYLKALEIQRVAAQLMAIFGAKQPHPQSLSVGGVTCVMDILDPSRLGDWLTKYKEVADFVNRAYYADVVMAAEMYKNEPSVLKGCGVKNFISYEEIPVNKSEFLYSTGIVRNGDISKLLPLEEDLITEEATHSWYKEDKPLHPYDGETEPNYTGFVDADTIGPDGKPIHTKALQLDGKYSWIKSPRYNGEPMEVGPLAAIVVGLAAKNPRITKIATQFLEDTGLPVEALFTTLGRTAARVLECKLSADYGIEAFNSLVENLKTGDQATCAPYKIDNNKEYKGRYIGNVPRGMLSHWIRIKNGVVQNYQCVVPSTWNAGPKDSKEQMGPYEASLVGTKIQDLTQPLEIIRTIHSFDPCIACSVHVMDTKGHELGEYKIDPIAIGCNI, from the coding sequence ATGACAAAGAGAATTATTGTAGATCCAATTACTAGAATTGAGGGGCATTTAAGAATTGAGGTTATTGTAGATGAGAACAATATAATACAAGAGGCGTATTCTAGCTCTACACTATGGAGAGGATTGGAAGTAATAGTTAAAAATAGAGATCCTAGAGATGTTGGATTTATGGTGCAAAGAATCTGTGGTGTTTGCACATATTCGCATTATAAAGCCGGTATTACAGCAGTAGAAGATGCACTTGGTATTGAAGTGCCATTTAACGCACAAATGGTTAGGGCGTTAATGAATGTTTCTTTGGTATTGCATGATCATTTAGTGCATTTTTATCATTTGCATGGGCTTGATTGGTGTGATATTACTTCTGCACTAAAAGCAGATCCAAAAAAAGCTTCAGAATTAGCATTTAAATATTCCAAAAATCCTATTGCAACTGGTGCTGATGAGCTAAAAGCAGTGCAAGAGAGGGTAAAAAAGTTTGCAAGTGGAAAACAAGGCTTAGGACCTTTTGCGAATGCGTATTGGGGACATGGGACATATAAATTCACACCAGAGCAGAATCTAATAGTATTATCACATTATCTTAAAGCATTAGAGATTCAAAGAGTAGCCGCACAGCTTATGGCTATTTTTGGTGCAAAGCAACCACACCCTCAATCTTTAAGCGTTGGTGGTGTAACTTGTGTTATGGATATATTAGATCCTTCAAGACTTGGTGATTGGCTTACAAAATATAAAGAAGTAGCCGATTTTGTGAATCGTGCTTATTATGCTGATGTTGTAATGGCTGCTGAAATGTATAAAAATGAACCTAGCGTGTTAAAGGGTTGTGGAGTTAAGAATTTTATCAGTTATGAGGAGATTCCTGTAAATAAAAGCGAATTTTTATATAGCACTGGTATTGTGAGAAATGGTGATATATCAAAACTTCTGCCACTTGAAGAAGATCTAATAACTGAAGAGGCAACTCATTCATGGTATAAAGAAGATAAACCTCTTCACCCATATGATGGAGAGACAGAGCCAAATTATACTGGATTTGTAGATGCAGATACTATTGGACCTGATGGGAAGCCAATTCATACTAAAGCATTGCAATTAGATGGAAAATATAGCTGGATTAAATCTCCTAGATATAATGGTGAGCCTATGGAGGTTGGACCATTGGCTGCTATTGTTGTTGGATTAGCAGCAAAGAATCCTAGAATCACAAAAATTGCTACACAATTTTTAGAAGATACTGGATTACCTGTTGAGGCATTATTTACAACGCTTGGAAGAACGGCAGCTAGAGTGTTAGAATGTAAACTTTCTGCTGATTATGGTATTGAAGCATTTAACTCTTTGGTTGAAAATCTAAAAACCGGCGATCAAGCTACATGTGCTCCTTATAAAATAGATAACAATAAAGAGTATAAAGGTAGATATATAGGCAATGTTCCTAGAGGAATGCTTAGCCATTGGATAAGAATTAAAAATGGTGTTGTGCAAAATTATCAATGCGTAGTGCCTAGCACATGGAATGCTGGACCAAAAGATTCAAAAGAACAAATGGGACCTTATGAGGCTTCATTGGTTGGGACAAAAATACAGGATTTAACACAGCCTTTAGAGATAATAAGGACTATACATTCATTTGATCCTTGCATTGCTTGTTCTGTGCATGTGATGGATACAAAAGGGCATGAGCTTGGAGAGTATAAGATAGATCCAATAGCAATTGGTTGTAATATCTAA
- a CDS encoding HyaD/HybD family hydrogenase maturation endopeptidase, protein MKILVLGIGNILFGDEGIGVHLSNLLKLNYTFNGEHEVVILDGGTMAQHLIPIITEYDNVLVIDSVDANDAKIGDVYFFDFSVIPDNITWAGSAHEVEMLQTLKMIEMLGDLPPTKILGVKPFIIGEDPTFSLSPKILESAKTMEAQAVKHLESLGVVVTKTDNRDLQEIAHHSYRGY, encoded by the coding sequence TTGAAGATTCTAGTTTTAGGTATTGGAAATATACTATTTGGAGATGAAGGCATAGGCGTTCATCTATCGAATTTGTTAAAGCTTAATTATACTTTTAATGGTGAGCATGAAGTTGTGATATTAGATGGTGGCACTATGGCACAACATCTAATCCCTATCATTACTGAATATGATAATGTGCTAGTTATAGATTCAGTGGATGCAAACGACGCTAAAATAGGAGATGTTTATTTCTTTGATTTTAGCGTTATACCTGATAATATCACTTGGGCTGGTAGTGCTCATGAAGTAGAAATGCTCCAAACTTTAAAAATGATAGAGATGTTAGGCGACTTGCCTCCTACTAAGATTTTGGGTGTTAAGCCATTTATAATAGGTGAAGATCCAACCTTTAGCCTATCTCCAAAAATATTAGAATCTGCAAAAACAATGGAAGCACAAGCAGTAAAGCACCTAGAATCTCTTGGTGTGGTTGTTACAAAAACTGATAATAGAGATTTGCAAGAAATTGCACATCATTCTTATAGAGGGTATTAA
- a CDS encoding DUF2972 domain-containing protein — translation MNSVEILSAGGGANLEPSLASTISSLKLEKICEFITLTISQETLSFINNNIDLIYSWITSLEFEVKYKNTKFPPLMKPSVIDYKQLPANIAWELNIPLPKCRFIYATGHGSGGTAMLHFLRALYDESGYFLNVSYSESLAKDRYIYHYKNLVDNADKTNAIAILDYGLSKYGSRLDRDKFFALLPRDVPLIMQVRDPISVIKHGFHKSGGVGTRVTLGLNSDFNTLSSYISWDGYTRELVPVYDSFKIQSFIYHSLLKSIASPCVYYVDFDDIAKENVLKTMENIANAFSLYAPTKTEHCKKIFCAKMFRGALHNLWHTYPLTLIARARDIGLDSDLEVQLYISKPATHFGGCLDIISLFACEFSDDICVYITEDSFGILKSNEVLYKATFDYVERLLSFLCDKSKEYDSQITLTIQDVLEYFRGNKGARENLKEILDYELAHIKKHREDIVNNWQYYLEFDRI, via the coding sequence ATGAATAGCGTTGAGATTCTCTCTGCGGGGGGGGGGGCTAATTTAGAGCCTTCTTTAGCTTCAACTATTAGCTCTTTGAAGCTTGAGAAGATTTGTGAGTTTATAACTTTAACTATCTCCCAAGAGACACTTAGTTTTATAAACAACAATATAGATTTAATATATTCTTGGATTACTTCTTTAGAATTTGAAGTCAAATATAAAAATACAAAATTCCCTCCGCTCATGAAACCCAGCGTTATTGATTATAAACAGCTTCCAGCAAATATTGCTTGGGAGCTTAATATTCCTCTGCCAAAATGCAGATTCATATATGCTACTGGACATGGTAGTGGTGGGACAGCAATGCTTCATTTTTTAAGAGCATTATATGATGAGAGTGGTTATTTTTTAAATGTAAGTTATAGTGAATCTTTGGCAAAAGACAGATATATTTATCATTATAAGAATCTTGTAGATAATGCTGATAAAACAAATGCCATAGCGATTTTAGATTATGGGCTTAGCAAATATGGGAGCAGACTTGATAGGGATAAGTTTTTTGCACTTTTACCAAGAGATGTGCCATTAATTATGCAAGTTAGAGATCCTATTTCTGTTATAAAGCATGGATTTCATAAAAGTGGTGGTGTTGGAACTAGGGTTACTTTAGGCTTAAATAGTGATTTTAATACACTATCTTCATATATTTCGTGGGATGGGTACACAAGAGAGTTGGTGCCAGTTTATGATAGCTTTAAGATCCAAAGTTTTATTTATCATTCTTTGCTTAAGAGTATTGCTAGTCCTTGTGTTTATTATGTTGATTTTGATGATATTGCTAAGGAAAATGTTTTAAAAACAATGGAAAATATTGCTAATGCATTTTCTTTATATGCACCAACTAAAACAGAGCATTGCAAAAAGATTTTTTGTGCAAAAATGTTTAGAGGTGCATTGCATAATCTATGGCATACATATCCGCTAACGCTTATTGCAAGAGCTAGAGATATAGGATTGGATAGCGATTTAGAAGTTCAGCTTTATATCTCAAAACCAGCTACACATTTTGGTGGGTGCTTGGATATTATTTCTTTATTTGCTTGTGAGTTTAGCGATGATATATGTGTGTATATTACAGAGGATTCTTTTGGAATTTTAAAGAGCAATGAGGTTTTATATAAGGCTACTTTTGATTATGTAGAGAGACTTTTGTCATTTTTGTGTGATAAATCAAAAGAATATGATTCACAAATCACACTTACAATACAAGATGTAT
- a CDS encoding protein hydE, with protein sequence MIASFVFSKIDDFGFCDEVLYFFVETLDKACDDYKLEHRFLINTDSFCLEVCGDDTDILEFANHISRVIPLSLQWCFRELKVILEFSADSTTKIQHNFDVSRFINPLEISKITNIDSEYFCDLWGDFVCFKQSKMQLFNNNAKLEIHNKESLKEKLQEISRSLINGDSVFVKTIFGKKEIILFKEDSSKVDGDYIFMPFCLNSLQTIFRVKQEELQALATIEKPIITLKPKSVFKNLLGDDTKCILPFEPLLILLVKFLPDYSGLYLRDIGDSKKSFGVCYFVPQDFKEAEISVGSNSLILKHNFCDSSFANEAKRVIVKNNLLKTCAIYLGRDKSSVFVYFDASFKEPIKFAYETNLNLIFNELKIQSETTSKLYNNFKKENESLCNAIDGIPSVSKYSSNLLHLVGVCGVLLNLGECDEDLYEVSQRVFTCASEFMGEKGPRIDFKLVRDLDNKIHLDTFKTIRSVMSFKLAGVERELLCFGIVDSLAEFFANFARDMNENYQLKDVIICGEMFLNKQFLDKFIHYYAKNNEIFPCEVMEFKE encoded by the coding sequence GTGATAGCTTCTTTTGTCTTTAGCAAGATAGATGATTTTGGGTTTTGCGATGAGGTTTTGTATTTTTTTGTAGAAACTTTAGATAAAGCATGTGATGATTATAAGCTTGAGCATAGATTTTTAATAAATACAGATTCATTTTGCCTAGAAGTATGTGGAGATGATACAGATATTTTAGAGTTTGCAAACCATATCTCTCGTGTTATACCTCTATCTTTGCAATGGTGCTTTAGAGAGCTAAAAGTTATTTTAGAATTTAGTGCAGATTCAACAACAAAGATTCAGCACAATTTTGATGTAAGTAGATTTATAAATCCACTAGAAATCTCTAAAATAACCAATATAGATAGTGAATATTTTTGTGATTTATGGGGCGATTTTGTGTGTTTTAAACAAAGTAAAATGCAACTTTTTAACAATAATGCAAAACTAGAAATACACAACAAAGAATCTTTAAAAGAAAAATTGCAAGAAATATCACGATCTTTAATTAATGGTGATAGTGTATTTGTTAAGACTATTTTTGGCAAAAAAGAGATAATTTTATTCAAAGAAGATTCAAGCAAAGTAGATGGGGATTATATTTTTATGCCATTTTGTCTAAATTCATTACAGACAATATTTAGAGTAAAACAAGAAGAGCTTCAAGCATTAGCCACAATAGAAAAACCAATAATAACGCTAAAGCCAAAGTCTGTATTTAAGAATCTCTTAGGCGATGATACAAAATGTATTTTGCCTTTTGAGCCTTTATTAATTCTATTAGTTAAGTTTTTGCCAGATTATAGTGGGCTTTATTTAAGAGATATTGGAGATTCTAAGAAGTCTTTTGGTGTGTGCTATTTTGTGCCACAAGATTTTAAAGAAGCAGAAATTAGTGTTGGTAGTAATTCTTTAATTTTAAAGCATAATTTTTGTGATTCTTCTTTTGCTAATGAAGCTAAGAGAGTTATTGTAAAAAATAATCTACTAAAGACTTGTGCTATATATCTTGGGAGAGATAAGAGTAGTGTTTTTGTGTATTTTGATGCTTCTTTTAAAGAGCCAATTAAGTTTGCATATGAGACAAATTTGAATCTTATATTTAATGAATTAAAGATTCAAAGTGAGACTACAAGCAAACTTTATAATAACTTTAAAAAAGAAAATGAAAGTTTGTGTAATGCTATAGATGGGATTCCTAGTGTTAGTAAGTATTCATCAAATTTACTTCATTTAGTTGGTGTATGTGGTGTTTTGCTCAATTTAGGAGAGTGTGATGAAGACTTGTATGAAGTCTCACAAAGAGTGTTTACATGTGCTAGTGAGTTTATGGGGGAAAAAGGTCCTAGAATTGATTTTAAGCTAGTTAGGGATTTGGATAATAAAATACATCTTGATACTTTTAAGACAATTAGGTCTGTAATGAGCTTCAAGCTTGCTGGTGTTGAGAGGGAATTACTTTGCTTTGGGATAGTGGATTCTTTGGCTGAATTTTTTGCAAACTTCGCTAGAGATATGAATGAAAATTATCAATTAAAAGATGTGATTATTTGTGGTGAAATGTTTTTAAATAAGCAATTTTTGGATAAGTTTATACACTACTATGCGAAAAATAATGAGATTTTTCCATGTGAAGTTATGGAGTTTAAGGAGTGA